A window of Rhizobium acidisoli contains these coding sequences:
- a CDS encoding glucose-6-phosphate isomerase family protein encodes MLPEGVLINGLTGEVSPGTGKYTKRLSELREIFQDQTELDRLVEVEGDPVVYEVIEYRKEGSDLFFGTTTMEPGKVSGEFFMTRGHFHQRRDMGEVYYTQSGHGVLLLESRKGETKVVRMDPGVCAFIPPDWAHRSINVGSEKLVFVWVCNVDAGHDYGDILKHGMRKIVVDRDGKDTIMNNPHYSS; translated from the coding sequence ATGTTGCCTGAAGGCGTGCTCATCAACGGCTTAACCGGCGAAGTCTCGCCTGGGACCGGGAAATACACGAAACGTCTTAGCGAGCTGCGTGAGATATTCCAGGACCAGACCGAGCTTGACAGGCTAGTGGAAGTCGAGGGCGATCCCGTTGTCTACGAGGTCATCGAATATAGGAAGGAGGGCAGCGACCTCTTTTTCGGCACCACGACGATGGAACCCGGCAAGGTCAGCGGTGAGTTCTTTATGACGCGCGGCCATTTTCACCAGCGCCGCGATATGGGTGAGGTCTATTATACACAGAGTGGCCACGGGGTCCTTTTGCTCGAGTCCCGCAAAGGAGAGACAAAAGTGGTCCGGATGGACCCGGGCGTTTGCGCCTTCATTCCACCGGACTGGGCTCACCGATCAATCAATGTCGGCAGTGAAAAGCTCGTGTTCGTGTGGGTGTGCAATGTCGACGCGGGACATGATTACGGCGATATTCTCAAACACGGGATGCGTAAAATCGTCGTCGACAGGGACGGCAAGGACACCATCATGAACAATCCACACTACTCGTCGTGA
- a CDS encoding VOC family protein, which produces MTVLRIIANIQAPDITLARRFYQDILDLDVVMDHGWITTFGAARPMNVQLSIASEGGSGTPVPDLSIEVDDLDAVFEAMSAAGFAIEYGPTDEPWGVRRFYVRDPLGKLVNILVHKN; this is translated from the coding sequence ATGACCGTCCTGCGCATCATCGCCAATATCCAGGCTCCTGACATCACGCTTGCCCGGCGCTTCTATCAGGACATCCTCGATCTCGACGTCGTCATGGATCACGGCTGGATCACGACCTTCGGCGCCGCGAGGCCGATGAACGTTCAGCTGAGCATCGCCAGCGAGGGCGGTTCCGGAACGCCGGTGCCCGATCTTTCGATCGAAGTTGATGATCTCGATGCCGTGTTCGAGGCGATGTCGGCTGCCGGTTTTGCGATCGAGTATGGGCCGACCGACGAGCCCTGGGGCGTCAGGCGCTTTTATGTCCGCGATCCCTTAGGCAAGCTGGTGAACATTCTCGTCCATAAAAATTGA
- a CDS encoding OpgC family protein encodes MASTPTEAIVTGRSPLSTAAPMRDTRLDVLRGVALIMIFINHVPGQIFEYVTTKNFGFSDAAEAFVLISGIAVGLAYGSGFRPGNRLKMAIKATKRAFTLYLAHMITTFMTLALFICGAWLFHRPGLLVEINILAVLMNLKEGIPALLLLGHQIGYNNILPMYGALMLMVPIILLLNARSPLLALGVSGTVWLLAGIYQVAPHNMLIESYWFLNPLSWQFLFTIGIVSMLHIKRGGTIPQHPLLFAAAAGYVALSFVWVTGHLWAFGNSLAALGLPPVITGFDKTFLSLPRLLHVLALTYLVISIPAFSRILRRPADHPLTILGRHSLNIFVAGTILAMIGQVVLYITNKDPLVGPLFVVAGIATQFAYAYYLERKRQQGKVKGKLVTQPGSIPVPVRIGGTANAYRRNDRK; translated from the coding sequence ATGGCAAGCACGCCGACCGAAGCCATCGTCACCGGGCGCAGTCCCCTATCCACAGCTGCACCAATGCGTGACACTAGGCTAGACGTCTTGCGCGGCGTGGCGCTGATCATGATCTTCATCAATCATGTTCCCGGACAGATCTTCGAATATGTGACGACGAAGAATTTCGGCTTCTCCGATGCTGCCGAGGCCTTCGTGCTGATCTCGGGCATCGCCGTCGGCCTTGCCTATGGATCCGGATTCCGGCCGGGCAACCGGCTCAAGATGGCGATCAAGGCGACGAAGCGCGCCTTCACGCTTTATCTCGCTCATATGATCACCACCTTCATGACGCTGGCGCTGTTCATCTGCGGCGCATGGCTGTTTCACCGGCCGGGCTTGCTTGTTGAAATCAACATCCTGGCGGTGCTGATGAACCTGAAGGAAGGTATTCCGGCGCTGCTGCTGCTCGGCCATCAGATCGGCTACAACAATATCCTGCCGATGTACGGCGCGTTGATGCTGATGGTGCCGATCATCCTGCTCTTGAATGCGCGCAGCCCGCTGCTGGCGCTCGGCGTCTCCGGCACGGTCTGGCTGCTTGCGGGCATCTATCAGGTGGCGCCGCACAACATGCTGATCGAGAGCTACTGGTTCCTCAATCCGCTTTCCTGGCAGTTCTTGTTTACGATCGGCATCGTTTCGATGCTGCATATCAAGCGGGGCGGCACGATCCCCCAGCATCCGCTGCTGTTTGCGGCCGCTGCCGGTTACGTCGCGCTGTCCTTCGTCTGGGTGACCGGCCATCTCTGGGCCTTCGGCAATTCGCTGGCAGCCCTTGGTCTGCCGCCTGTCATCACCGGTTTCGACAAGACCTTCCTGTCGCTGCCGCGGTTGCTGCATGTGCTGGCGCTGACCTATCTCGTCATCAGCATTCCGGCGTTCTCGCGCATTCTGCGCCGGCCTGCGGACCATCCGCTGACCATTCTCGGCCGCCATTCGCTGAACATCTTCGTTGCCGGCACGATCCTCGCCATGATCGGCCAGGTGGTGCTCTATATCACCAACAAGGACCCGCTGGTCGGTCCGCTCTTCGTGGTCGCCGGCATCGCGACGCAATTCGCCTATGCCTATTATCTCGAACGCAAGCGCCAGCAGGGCAAGGTCAAGGGGAAACTCGTCACCCAGCCCGGCAGCATCCCGGTGCCGGTCCGCATCGGCGGAACGGCCAACGCCTATCGCCGCAACGATCGGAAATAA